Part of the Carassius carassius chromosome 20, fCarCar2.1, whole genome shotgun sequence genome, GAGACTCACCTATAACAGATACTCTGTATGAGACCAGATCTATGTTTATTGATCCCCTTGTTCTTGCTCTGTAGAGTCCACTGTCTGTCTTCTGCATGTTCTTCAGAGTCAGAGAGAAGGTTACATCATTGAAAACCACTCTGTCCTTGTAGGAATCATGAGGTGTTACTCTTTTGGAATCACTGTTATATCTAACTATACTCTCTGATTTATCATTCATCCAGGCTATAATATCAAACTCTGGTGGTTCTTGTGTCTGTATATCCAGGTGAACAGAAGCCCCTGTCTGCACAAGCACAGAGATCTCAGCACTGAACCCTGAGGAGAGAGAAACACAGTTCAGAACATTTTACATTCATCCAGCTTCATATCATAAAACTCACACTATACAGTCCATCTGGAAAAAGTAAACAAATCATAGGACTTCATAAGTAATAATACAAGCATTTTTTCTCTTAATAGTTCAGGTTGTATGTGAAAATAATGTTCACTTTTTCACGAAACTTGGTGCACTTATATACTTTGCAGCCCTACACAATTTTAGAAATGGAACCATCGCAAAAACACCTCCGTGGTGGCCATGGTTTTACTTTCCACCGTAACtaaatgatttattttgtattatatctcCTAAACCTAAAGCTACATTTTGATGGTCAAGGATTGCGTTGATACCAGCTACAACAACATCATAAACTGTTCAGGTGAGCAGCTAATGGTGAAATTACCAATGTGAGGAGCACAGTATCACATATTTACAATAGTATCATTATAATCCTTAACCTATTGCTTTTTCCAAATATAGCACAAATTAAACTATAAACAAATCACTAGAAAATGACAAAACATTAGAAATTTCAATGATTTCatacacatttattaatttattacctGTGTTAGAGATAAGGAGAAGGATGAAGGTTGCAAACAGATGATCGACTGCCATCGTGGCAAACATCAAGATGGCTGATGTTGTATCTTAAAACAGGAAGTTGAATATGTGTGACACAGACACAGAGGATCCTCTTCATAACACTCCCACCACAAACAGATCAGTTCAACATTTGTTTAATAACAGTAAGAAGAGGAGAAACACAGTTTTACTCTGTCCCTTGACAAACTTATTGTGAGCCAGGAACCAGACCCTCAGAAGTACTATAGACTAATACTATAGACTTCTATTGGTTTATAGGAAGCTAATCATTACTACtataccaaaatatatatatatttatttatttatttatttattttaattaggaCATTCACAAACATCTACACAGTCCTGGCCTAATGGTTTGAGAGGCTAAGGTtgtggttgtgggttcgagtttcAAATCCGTCAAGGATTGTGAATGGGGGGAGAGAAAATCCAGCGCTCTCTTCCAAATAGATTCataacacattttcatttcaaaaatttacatttatgaatatggTATTTAGCTTACAGAAGaataagaaatgaaataaaaggatatgaaataaatataaccTTTTTCTAACATTCATGAAAACATGCAGTAATACTCATAATATTCTTCGGGGCTCAGACACACTctatgtttaaatctagattaaaaacgcatctctttcgcaaagcattcgaataatggatctcttaaattgtgactgcagttgcatctgatcaaattcgcattcttattctttagcttgggttacaCTAATTCATTTACTTTGTTGGAAAagcagctatgctgatgatgtctctatttgtttctatgttttgccacgggatttgcACAAGCTccaacctgagaagagatgatgctgaccctcagaggaccccagatgatgctaaccctgaatcaacaaacagaactaacaaatattgctacaagtgtgactgcatcatataataattgctgttaataatgttcattgtctggctgactacgtattaatatttctgaaaaatcctgtcatatgcacacaaactgacagtcaccactgataagctactactaaatattgtagaaatgtaattttctgtaaagttgctttgtaatgatatgtatcataaaaagcgatatacaaataaacttgatttgACCAGAACTGAattcatgaaaacaaaaaatgacatttcaaaCTCAAAATTAGGATTCACATAACATTTGATGACCAAAAATGATGTTGTGTAAGAGCAAttcttttttagtattattatcaaTGCCAAGGAaccaaagataaaagtacagagAATATCAACATTGTGTACAAAGAAGTGACATTACATGCAAAGCACCATTTATAGATGTatgtaacaataaataaataatacgaaagctttaacaaaatacatttataagatTAAATAAATTCACTGTTTTAAAACCCTTAAgattgttggaaaatgaaatagtttggatatactgttgaacttctttttcaaaaacaaataaaggaTTTTGATGAGTGAATTTACTGCAGTGAATATGAAATTTTGCAAGAAGTAATAataggttaataataaaatattcattaattgTGTCTTTTTATGTATTAAAGAAGCCAATAGTATTTACAGTTCCTGATGACGGATGTGacaaaaagcatagttttccGCCTGGGATTTCAAATGGatctaaagataaagataaagtgctggatgatctaaCAGAGTCACATAACAGCTGCTTTAGGAATAGCGTCCATGACAACAGAgaattctttgggagttactggaaaattacatttacataagaatTCTTCATAACTTACAATAAGACCTTCTGAGTTAAATAACtgggaaaaaactaaaatgtttttctcaaaccaGTTATTAAAACACAAAGACTTTCTCTTATATAAAATGGTATTGATTGTTCCAAAGGAAGTACCGGTGAGGAGAGAAATTGTGCTTAAAGATTAATGACCATGCAAGCAATGCCTGTTTATAAAATTTAGataaattgtaagggattctagcaatattataattacagatcaacaggaaagggagaccacctaatttggaaaagAAGTATAAAGTTCCAGATTGAGTTTGGGTTATACAAAAactgtctaatccaattaattgtgaaagtgttgttcaaagaagagaaattCAAGGAAATTCAACCAACCATACTCATACTCGTTCATTCATACAGACTTCTTAACATAATGGATTTTGTTTTTCGAAACATGATTTTATCAAGTGATTTACAGATTTTGTTGTCCACATCTAGAGTGCAGAGTTTGTAAGCCTTAGCAAGCAGTATTCTGCCTCTCAAGGTCAAGTCTCTCAATCTTCTTTGAAATTTTTTAGCTATCATGTCTAAATATGTAATTTCTGATTTAACtggaatattataaattatagttGCTGTACAGCCTTAATAGACATTAATTCACATTTTCTTCTGTTTAGATTAAGACCTGTAGCTTCAGAGAACAATTTTATATAACTAATTGCTATAGAGATTTGGGAAACATCTCTTAAAAGTAATGTGGTGTCATCTGCTAATTGACTAATAAATATTTCTCGATCTCCCATACGGAAACCCTGAATATCACTTTCACATACAAATGTTGACAGTAGCTACACacaaagaagaaataaataggAAGAAATGGGACACCCTTGTCTCACTCCTCTGGATAAACTAATTCTTTAATTTAATCGAAGCACTTCCATTAGGGTTTTAATTACTCTGCAAAACTTATCCCCAAAACCAAATTAATCTaatgaattaattataaattGGTGCTCTAATGAATCGAAAGCCTTACAGAAATCTAAGAAAAGAATGAAGCTGTCCTCCTGAATCAACCTTATGTTGTTAACACATATGTCTTTTGTTCAAGAAACCAGATTGTGTCTCATCTATAACAGAACCCAAtacagatttaaatcttttagcAAACAAAATAGCTAAAATTTTGTAATCATTGTTAAGCAGAGATATGAGTTGCCATTTTCAATTAAAAGTAAATCTGTTTTAGGTTTCAGAATTAAAGTAATTAAGCCTTGAGTGAGATTCATGGGGAGAGCCCCAGtctgtaaaaaagtaaaaaaggagACAATAAGCAAGTAAGCCCGTCCGTTCCTGgagatttattgtttttaagttCTAGAATTGAGTTACTAACTTCAGATGAAGAAAGGTCCCTATCACAAAGATTTCTGTCATCTCCTGAGATAGTCTTAAAATCTTTAACAGACACCAGAAAACTACAGACTGCCTCTTCAGaattattttttcatacagattacTGTAAAATTTAGCACAGAAATGTACAATTGCCAGAGGATTATAAGTGACTGTCCCctcaatattaaagggatagttcacccaaaaattaaaattgtgtcattaataacCTCATGTCGTTTTAAACCCGTAAGACTCCTGAAgacatcttcagaacacagtttaagatattttagatttagtccgagagctctcagtccctccattgaaactgtgtgtatggtatactgtccatgtccagaaaggtaagaaaaacatcatcaaaatagtccatgtgacatcagagggtcagttagaatattttgaagcatcgaaaatacattttggtctaaaaataacaaaaattatgactttattcagcattgtcttctcttccgggtctgttgtgaatgcatTCACGACActactgacgtgttttctggtgcgcccaatagcAAAGATCACACGACAGCAGCATCGTACGTCAACTGTCACAGCAGTCGCGCTcacaaattttcaattttggatgaactaactctttaagtgTTTCATTTAGTGAAGTACTTTGGCGACTCTTTTCTAGTTCGAAAAAATATGCTGTTACGTTCTCCCTCCACCAGCCATTTTTGTCTCGATCTAATATAAGCACCCTGTGCTCTATAAGTGTACATCTCATCTAATTTAGACTGCAGGCCAGCATACTCAAGCTTATCAGATTCAGAAAACAACTCTAGGTTTATTATTTCAAACTTCAACAGCTCCCAATGGCTACAATATGAATCTAATACTAAATCTCTTCTCCAGTACTGCtcagtaaataattaaattttcttCTTAACATCTTCACAAAGGAGAAGATGTTTAGAAGAAGATGAGAAGATGTTGAGAATTGTAAAATTTCCAATAAGAAGTAGATGAGCTGAGATCAAGGGATACAGAAAGACAAATCCTAAGAGAAACAGCACTGTGATCTGTCAGAGGTGTAGCATGAATGCTGACTGATTTACAACTGTTTGCTAGTTGTAAGAGAAAATGACCATTGAGATCACGTGTAGAATCTCACCGGCAAACTTATTTTCATAAATAGTGACACCTGCTGATCGCTCTGAGCCAAGCGACATCCATACATCACTGCCCCACTGGGACCTCCAAAATGTAACATAACTTTTTAACATAAAGTGCCAGAAGTTTCGAAGTGCAAAGAGCAAAAAGAGCAATTAAACATCAATATCCTTCTTAAACTCactaagaaaatgtttaaacaggatagaatttatgaattattttgcAACTGATTTCTTTTATCTTGTTTGTAACAAAAAACGTTTGAGGTAATGTGggattaaaattttataaaatgttaaatctagttTCAAATATAATCATATACATTTTGAGGTGATATGGCTGACATATCCAAGAAGATCAAATCAGGAAAATCAGGAGTTTgagattatgattttttttttaatgctcttcCTGACCACCTGGCTTCTTAAACGTAAGGCACAGCTGTGCCGTTGTTTCTttgataatgtgaaggtatgggcgatactgtcaggcacctctgcatttgaatgacactgttatgttGATGAGATCAAGGCTGATTGCTATGGGTTAGATTGTCTCCACCTATATGTATGCCTCCCCCTTGAATGTATAAAAACTCCAAAGTATCATTGCTTTGGTTAGACTTGGATGACTGCAGCGATCAGCGATTCCTCAATAAAGAGGAAGGGAAGTCGTGGCAAggtatcgaacccccaactgctccccgggcgccgcagcataaatggctgcccactgctccgggtgtgtgctcacagtgtgtgtgtgtgttcactgctctgtgtgtgtgcatttcggatgggttaaatgcagagcacaaattctgagtatgggtcaccatacttggctgaatgtcacttcactttaagaGTAACTTCTGTATGAAAGGTATCCAAACATCTCCTGGTCTTCACTTCTGAGTTTCCAACAGTAAAAACTAAATACTGTCCCACATAGGATTTCTAACAAATTTAGTCCAATAAGAAATAGAGCAAGGCTTGGTAGCAACCTcctttaaaaatagaaaacgAATAGATTTGTGAAAAACAAATTTTACCACGTATTGTATCAGTTAGATTGACAATGGGCATATCAACCAAAATCACATTTCTAAATATAGAAACTATAGCAGGATTAATTGCAGATAAAACAAGAGAGAATTCCTGagtaaaatgttactttttattattattgaccaATAAACAAGAGTACATACAAAATATGCATTGAACAAACAATATGAACAATTAACAATTCCCAGAGGCAGACATACCAATACAGCATGTAACAATGAAGTTTTACATAAACTTTTAagcagtgttggtcatcttacttgaaaaaagtaattagttacagttacaaattacttatcccaaaatgtaattgagttagtaactcagttaccacattgaaaaagtaattagttactcagcaaagtaactgtgaagttatttttatgttctataacgctattacatcctataacatctttaatatttaagatgtttatattaactgattgaagaataaaaagactataagtattttagaaaatgttgtatttatttgaactcaatagattgcagcctgccatatgatatgcatagaaataaaaacatatacaaaataaatattgaaaataaaattcaaatacaaaattaagacaaactaatttaaacttgggtaaaaagaaacaaagggaaacctggccattagtgcaaatctctgtaactgtatattaggcctaaattactgcacaataaacagaacactatccaactcttaagcaaatagagcgtctggatcgagtgatttcaatgttaagtcaaagCAACTTCAAAAAAGTTGTTCAACAATCTTTCTTAAGCAGACCAAACTTAATTTGTTTGTATTCAAGGGGATTTACCCATGTACTGTAATTATACATGACATTTTACTGCACAATTTAGTCCAAAACAACTTTGagtaattacaataaaaaatatgttatttggtTTCAATATCAATTTAACAGAATTAACAAGAGTTTTCTTCAATATCAAATTTTGATTTGAGAATGTCTATAGATGGgtatacataattttttattaaataattaaaatgaagttCTTTCACTTTAGGGAGTTCATTCTCATTTCCTTCATCTCTTTGGGGTTAAATTCTTTGAAAACATAATATTGTTTAATTCTATTTGGATGAAGTTTATCAAGACACTTCTAATATATTTGTTGTTTCATTTATGATCTCTAATAAATAATTCACCCAGACAAGGAGATGGGAGAGAGAAGATCACAGAGTAAGAACCCTTTTTACAATACCATGTTTTTTGGTATGGCATTTACAACATTGTAAAACTCTTTAGTCTGACACACAAATCCATGTTTTAAACAGAAATCCTTGTAATTGAGAACATTTCTATAATCTTTCATCATGTCCAATAGAgaataaaatgtcatatttaaaccagttttcataaaataaagatttgttaTGGTGCAAATTAAAACAATTGTTCCAATTAATACAAGTTTTGTGTAGACTAGTTGTGAGAAAATGCTAATTTCCAACACAGGAGAACTTGTTGATGAAAAGCAGACATTTTGAGAGAAAATTTGGACAAATCAAAGTCACATCTAATCAAAAATTCCAAGCCACATACTTTCCCACATATTGAAGAAGAGACAGTAATCCATAAGCAATTTGCATTACAAAGAAATTATCTTAACTATTGAGTTTTTAAAACACTACTCATTATTTCTGAGTCAATAACATTTAATCCCCCTTCTTCATAGCTGTGTGAACTAAATCATTTTTGTTAATATAGTGATGCTAATTTTTCCAGATGAAgttaaataatgcaatattacattattttagtaaATGAAGTGGGATAGCTAAGGAGGAGTCTGGATAAACAAACCTTAAGAGTTAATCCATTTTAGTCAATAAAACTCTTCTAAAAATTGAGATAACACTTTGTAGCCAgttattgagatgtttt contains:
- the LOC132096077 gene encoding SLAM family member 5-like isoform X2, coding for MFATMAVDHLFATFILLLISNTGFSAEISVLVQTGASVHLDIQTQEPPEFDIIAWMNDKSESIVRYNSDSKRVTPHDSYKDRVVFNDVTFSLTLKNMQKTDSGLYRARTRGSINIDLVSYRVSVIDSVEAPVLTVNSIWFSSDSCTVNFTCRAHELMINSSYQNNRCSPQEVTSQINTLILDCSEESIICNHSNPVSWKQDRINITRLGEKNERPIIISCGPSHMAVLLVVCVLLWE
- the LOC132096077 gene encoding SLAM family member 5-like isoform X3 is translated as MFATMAVDHLFATFILLLISNTGFSAEISVLVQTGASVHLDIQTQEPPEFDIIAWMNDKSESIVRYNSDSKRVTPHDSYKDRVVFNDVTFSLTLKNMQKTDSGLYRARTRGSINIDLVSYRVSVIDSVEAPVLTVNSIWFSSDSCTVNFTCRAHELMINSSYQNNRCSPQEVTSQINTLILDCSEESIICNHSNPVSWKQDRINITRLGEKPWSRLHL
- the LOC132096077 gene encoding SLAM family member 5-like isoform X1, which produces MFATMAVDHLFATFILLLISNTGFSAEISVLVQTGASVHLDIQTQEPPEFDIIAWMNDKSESIVRYNSDSKRVTPHDSYKDRVVFNDVTFSLTLKNMQKTDSGLYRARTRGSINIDLVSYRVSVIDSVEAPVLTVNSIWFSSDSCTVNFTCRAHELMINSSYQNNRCSPQEVTSQINTLILDCSEESIICNHSNPVSWKQDRINITRLGENVKQADDTDYDDAETQEVHGPPSPVQQDTKHLHEC